The Anopheles coluzzii chromosome 2, AcolN3, whole genome shotgun sequence genome window below encodes:
- the LOC120947552 gene encoding uncharacterized protein LOC120947552, translating to MAWLVAYPAVAMLAMFIVLVIMLILRFGARLCQLRHHTLPDDQDLRDQAYDQKVSYA from the coding sequence ATGGCTTGGTTGGTTGCGTACCCGGCAGTGGCCATGCTGGCCATGTTCATCGTGCTGGTCATCATGCTGATACTCCGGTTCGGTGCACGGTTGTGTCAGCTGCGCCATCACACCCTGCCGGACGATCAGGATTTGCGCGACCAGGCGTACGATCAGAAGGTCAGCTACGCCTGA